The following coding sequences lie in one Treponema socranskii subsp. buccale genomic window:
- a CDS encoding MATE family efflux transporter: MTKDLTQGKPFPLILEFSIPVLLGYLFQQFYNLTDTVIVGKSLGVQALAAVGSTGAVNFLIIGFVMGVCNGFTIPVSQRFGAKDFSLMRKYVANIVYLVIAFSVVMAVGTVIFCDPLMLAMETPEDILERAGGYIRIIFAGIPLTFLYNITSGLIRALGDSKTPVFFLVLSSVLNIALDLIFILVFHWDVQGAALATVISQGVAGIACLFYMLKKFDIIKPKGDERKFNKKYCSVLCGVGVPMGLQYSITAIGSVILQASVNGLGSAAVAAVTAATRVSQFFCTVFDSLGTTMATYGGQNTGAGKIDRLGAGVRDSMIIAAVYSVLAMLIYFVLGDYLVMLFMNGGQTEIIKNAKLFLLQNGSAYILLSVVNIFRFMIQGMGFSRFAIFSGVFEMVARMLMGVFMVPHFGFVSAGFASPFAWLLADCFLIPAFIHCRHKLEKQFQKR; the protein is encoded by the coding sequence ATGACAAAAGATTTGACACAGGGAAAACCGTTCCCTCTCATCCTCGAATTTTCGATTCCGGTACTGCTCGGCTATCTGTTCCAGCAGTTTTACAACCTCACCGACACGGTTATCGTCGGAAAATCGCTCGGCGTTCAAGCGCTCGCAGCCGTCGGCTCGACCGGCGCCGTGAATTTTTTAATAATCGGATTCGTCATGGGCGTATGCAACGGTTTTACGATCCCCGTATCGCAGCGTTTCGGTGCAAAAGATTTTTCACTCATGCGGAAGTACGTCGCAAATATCGTATATCTCGTCATCGCATTTTCCGTCGTCATGGCCGTCGGCACGGTTATCTTTTGCGATCCGCTCATGCTCGCTATGGAAACGCCGGAAGACATTCTCGAGCGGGCGGGCGGCTATATCAGGATAATCTTTGCAGGCATTCCGCTTACGTTTTTATACAATATAACATCCGGTTTGATCCGTGCACTCGGCGACAGTAAAACGCCGGTATTTTTTCTCGTGCTTTCGTCGGTGCTCAATATCGCTCTCGATTTGATCTTTATCCTTGTGTTTCACTGGGACGTGCAGGGGGCGGCTCTCGCGACGGTCATCTCTCAGGGAGTTGCCGGCATCGCGTGTCTTTTTTATATGCTCAAGAAGTTCGATATCATCAAGCCGAAAGGCGACGAGCGAAAATTTAATAAAAAATACTGCAGCGTGCTGTGCGGTGTCGGCGTGCCGATGGGACTGCAATATTCCATAACGGCGATCGGAAGCGTTATCCTGCAGGCATCGGTAAACGGACTCGGTTCCGCCGCCGTCGCCGCAGTTACCGCAGCGACCCGCGTGAGCCAATTTTTCTGTACGGTCTTCGATTCTCTCGGTACGACGATGGCAACCTACGGCGGACAAAATACGGGTGCCGGCAAAATCGACCGGCTCGGCGCTGGCGTGCGCGACAGCATGATCATCGCCGCTGTGTATTCCGTGCTTGCGATGCTCATCTACTTTGTGCTCGGTGATTACCTCGTCATGCTCTTTATGAACGGAGGGCAGACGGAAATTATTAAAAATGCGAAACTCTTTTTACTGCAAAACGGTTCCGCGTACATCCTTTTGTCGGTCGTAAATATTTTCCGTTTTATGATTCAAGGCATGGGGTTTTCGCGCTTTGCGATTTTTTCCGGCGTATTCGAAATGGTTGCGCGTATGCTCATGGGCGTCTTTATGGTGCCGCATTTCGGTTTTGTGAGCGCAGGCTTCGCCTCTCCGTTTGCATGGCTTTTAGCCGACTGCTTTTTGATACCCGCGTTTATCCACTGCCGTCATAAACTCGAAAAGCAATTTCAAAAACGGTAG
- the hisIE gene encoding bifunctional phosphoribosyl-AMP cyclohydrolase/phosphoribosyl-ATP diphosphatase HisIE, with protein sequence MVISSIDLKDGHVVQLKNGEHPVLARDDAESLIEEFDRYGEVAVIDLDAALGNVDSHGDTKNTPLLKRLLRMGNVRTGGGIRSVERAKELVSLGAEKVIIGSAAWKKNPKAGECPLDVEFLDSLVQAIGRQRVIVAVDAKGGKVAVHGWTETTDVPFIEGAVLAEKYCSEILFTCVEKEGCMQGADTGAIEKLRKAVQCRIVAAGGVSSTEEIVQLEKLGCDVQLGMALYTGKVSLADAFIGCLNWDKVDLIPVVAQSVNGDVLMLGYANRAAFEKTFETNKLTFFSRTRGMLWTKGEHSGHWLSVQKLRADCDRDTVLATVVPHGGVCHTGSFTCFTGEADEASSAGRLYDIIADRFAHPKPGSYTATLDGKRVREKILEEADELCNEAETKQDVVWEAADLFYFMNVLMYREGVTWRDVYAELDRRHKS encoded by the coding sequence ATGGTCATATCTTCCATCGATTTAAAAGACGGACACGTCGTGCAGCTGAAAAACGGCGAACATCCAGTACTCGCGCGCGACGATGCGGAATCGCTCATCGAAGAATTCGACAGGTACGGCGAAGTCGCCGTCATCGATTTGGATGCGGCGCTCGGAAACGTCGACTCTCACGGTGACACGAAAAATACGCCGCTTTTAAAACGGCTTTTGCGCATGGGTAACGTACGCACGGGCGGCGGCATACGCAGCGTCGAGCGCGCAAAAGAGCTCGTGTCGCTCGGCGCGGAAAAAGTGATCATCGGTTCGGCGGCGTGGAAAAAAAATCCGAAAGCGGGGGAGTGCCCGCTCGATGTCGAATTCCTCGATTCTCTCGTACAGGCGATCGGCCGGCAGCGCGTTATCGTCGCCGTCGATGCGAAAGGCGGAAAAGTTGCAGTGCACGGCTGGACTGAAACGACGGACGTGCCGTTTATAGAAGGAGCCGTGCTGGCGGAAAAATACTGCAGCGAAATTTTATTTACCTGCGTTGAAAAAGAAGGCTGTATGCAGGGCGCAGATACGGGCGCGATCGAAAAACTGAGAAAAGCGGTGCAGTGCCGCATCGTCGCCGCGGGCGGCGTTTCGTCGACGGAAGAAATCGTGCAGCTTGAAAAGCTCGGATGCGACGTGCAGCTCGGTATGGCGCTTTATACCGGAAAGGTTTCGCTTGCCGATGCGTTTATCGGCTGTTTGAATTGGGATAAAGTCGATCTCATTCCGGTCGTCGCGCAGAGCGTAAACGGAGACGTGCTCATGCTCGGCTATGCGAACCGCGCGGCGTTTGAAAAAACGTTTGAGACGAACAAGCTGACTTTTTTCAGCCGTACGCGGGGAATGCTGTGGACGAAGGGTGAGCACAGCGGACACTGGCTTTCGGTGCAAAAACTTCGCGCCGACTGCGATCGGGATACCGTGCTTGCGACGGTCGTCCCTCACGGGGGCGTGTGTCATACGGGCAGCTTTACCTGCTTTACGGGCGAAGCAGACGAAGCGTCGTCCGCCGGAAGATTATACGATATCATTGCGGACAGGTTCGCGCATCCGAAGCCCGGCTCTTATACGGCGACGCTCGACGGAAAGCGCGTCCGCGAAAAGATTTTGGAAGAAGCCGACGAGCTGTGCAACGAAGCCGAGACGAAGCAGGATGTCGTGTGGGAAGCCGCGGATCTGTTTTATTTTATGAACGTGCTCATGTACCGCGAAGGCGTTACCTGGCGTGACGTTTATGCAGAGCTCGACAGACGACATAAGAGCTAG
- a CDS encoding D-alanyl-D-alanine carboxypeptidase family protein: MSERDDDTITKKRQQCRTRNADRNVPRATRTQTGDIDRRVRLIIIIFITVFCASFIGTAGIRLYRFKQATPPRELTEDERKLLDDALDKAYPSRNDILKPLPYPVVPAKLSVEAGSAILIDVASGSVLYEKKADRIIPPASMTKIAVMYVVMQEIERGTISYGDIVPLPPETWACNMLPHSSLMFLGKGQIVTVEELLTGLDVCSGNDAAFALAYYIAGSMDEFVERMNREMRLLGLTKTHFAEASGYSADNETTAREMAMLARVYITRFPDTLVKFHSRLSFTYPQIHNLAVEDRSKPTAQDFSKGLPEKITMGITQENTNALLGKLAGCDGLKTGYIDESGYNLALTAHRGVTRFLSVTMNGPGRNRSEGDAYRVQDGTTLMEWAFARFADCKKTDAVHRYFIPVTGAKAQWTYLTPAYDFTALTVPFILGTSPEDAARSVRVLVNLPRSIDGGVRAGSEYGSIEYVLDGKTLEAIPLVADRSIGKANPFVSASDVIARILLAHRQ, encoded by the coding sequence ATGAGCGAACGAGACGACGACACGATAACAAAAAAACGGCAACAGTGCCGTACACGGAACGCCGACCGGAACGTCCCGCGCGCGACGCGCACGCAGACCGGCGATATCGACCGGCGCGTACGATTAATAATTATTATTTTTATTACGGTGTTCTGCGCTTCGTTTATCGGAACTGCGGGAATCCGTCTTTATCGATTCAAACAGGCGACACCGCCGAGAGAGCTCACCGAAGACGAACGAAAGCTGCTCGACGATGCGCTCGATAAAGCTTATCCCTCTCGAAACGATATTTTAAAACCGCTCCCCTACCCCGTCGTTCCGGCAAAACTGTCCGTCGAAGCGGGATCGGCCATCCTCATCGACGTTGCAAGCGGCAGCGTTCTCTACGAAAAAAAAGCTGACAGGATCATCCCGCCTGCATCGATGACGAAGATCGCCGTCATGTACGTCGTCATGCAGGAAATCGAGCGCGGGACTATTTCCTACGGCGATATCGTGCCGCTGCCGCCGGAAACGTGGGCGTGCAATATGCTGCCGCATTCGTCGCTCATGTTTTTAGGCAAAGGGCAAATCGTCACCGTCGAAGAATTATTAACAGGCCTCGACGTGTGCTCGGGAAACGACGCAGCCTTCGCGCTCGCTTATTATATCGCGGGAAGTATGGATGAGTTTGTCGAACGCATGAACCGCGAAATGCGGCTTTTGGGATTGACGAAAACTCATTTCGCCGAAGCATCCGGCTACAGCGCCGACAACGAAACGACCGCACGGGAAATGGCGATGCTCGCGCGCGTGTATATTACGCGTTTTCCGGACACACTCGTCAAATTCCACTCGCGGCTTTCGTTTACCTATCCCCAAATTCACAATCTCGCAGTCGAAGACCGAAGCAAACCGACCGCACAGGATTTTTCAAAGGGTTTGCCCGAAAAGATTACGATGGGTATTACGCAGGAAAACACGAACGCGCTGCTCGGAAAACTCGCAGGCTGCGACGGCTTAAAGACCGGCTACATCGATGAAAGCGGTTACAACCTCGCGCTCACCGCGCACCGCGGCGTAACGCGTTTTTTATCGGTAACGATGAACGGGCCGGGACGAAACAGAAGCGAGGGAGATGCGTATCGCGTACAAGACGGAACGACGCTCATGGAATGGGCGTTCGCGCGATTTGCCGATTGCAAAAAAACCGACGCCGTGCACCGCTATTTTATCCCCGTCACGGGCGCAAAAGCGCAGTGGACATATCTCACGCCCGCCTACGATTTTACCGCGCTCACCGTACCGTTTATACTGGGCACCTCGCCCGAAGACGCCGCCCGATCAGTGCGCGTCCTCGTAAACCTGCCGCGCTCGATAGACGGCGGAGTCCGTGCCGGAAGCGAATACGGCAGCATCGAATACGTACTCGACGGCAAAACGCTCGAAGCGATCCCCCTCGTCGCAGACCGCTCGATCGGAAAAGCAAACCCCTTCGTTTCGGCAAGCGACGTCATCGCACGAATACTGCTCGCGCACAGACAATAG
- the aroC gene encoding chorismate synthase codes for MAGNTFGTIFRITTFGESHGSAIGVVIDGCPAGIRIDINDIQRALDRRKPGAADGKQNPAVTSRNESDKAEILSGVFEGVSEGTPIAIEIRNNSQKSEDYSDLAHMFRPGHADYTYFKKYGVRDWRGGGRSSGRETASRVAAGAVANAVLQTAGISVKAYTISAAGISCKARDMDAVERTSFRACDEKAAKEMEARVARLRAEGESAGGIVECTAHGVPAGLGETVFDKLDAELAKAVLSIGGVKGIEFGAGFGAALLTGSENNDAMRTVDGEAAFLSNNSGGILGGISNGNDIVFRAAIKPVPSISLTQETVREEGGAYFDSDISVEGRHDACLCPRIVPVIEAMTEIVLADMLLRNRSARI; via the coding sequence ATGGCAGGCAATACGTTCGGGACAATTTTCCGCATTACGACATTCGGTGAAAGTCACGGAAGCGCAATCGGAGTCGTCATAGACGGCTGTCCCGCAGGCATACGCATCGACATAAACGATATACAGCGCGCGCTCGACAGGCGAAAACCGGGAGCGGCAGACGGAAAACAAAATCCCGCCGTCACATCGAGAAATGAAAGCGATAAAGCGGAAATCCTTTCGGGCGTTTTCGAAGGCGTATCGGAAGGAACGCCTATCGCGATCGAAATACGAAACAATTCCCAAAAATCTGAAGACTATTCCGATCTCGCGCACATGTTCCGCCCCGGACACGCCGATTATACGTATTTCAAAAAATACGGCGTACGCGACTGGCGGGGCGGCGGACGCTCGTCCGGACGCGAAACGGCTTCGCGCGTCGCAGCGGGTGCCGTCGCAAACGCGGTGCTACAAACGGCGGGCATAAGCGTCAAAGCGTACACGATTTCCGCAGCCGGCATTTCATGTAAAGCGCGCGATATGGACGCGGTCGAACGCACTTCCTTCCGTGCATGCGATGAGAAAGCCGCAAAAGAGATGGAGGCGCGAGTCGCCCGCCTCCGCGCCGAAGGTGAAAGCGCGGGCGGCATCGTCGAATGCACGGCGCACGGCGTTCCCGCAGGACTCGGCGAAACCGTCTTCGACAAACTCGATGCGGAACTCGCGAAAGCCGTTCTGTCGATCGGCGGGGTAAAGGGCATCGAATTCGGTGCGGGATTCGGAGCGGCACTCCTCACGGGAAGCGAAAACAACGATGCGATGCGCACCGTTGACGGCGAAGCCGCATTTCTTTCGAACAACTCAGGCGGCATACTCGGCGGCATATCGAACGGCAACGATATCGTCTTCCGCGCGGCGATAAAACCCGTGCCGAGCATTTCACTTACACAGGAAACGGTGCGCGAAGAAGGCGGCGCCTATTTCGACAGCGACATATCCGTCGAAGGGCGGCACGACGCGTGCCTGTGTCCGAGGATCGTTCCCGTCATCGAAGCGATGACCGAAATCGTCCTCGCCGATATGCTCCTTCGAAATCGGAGTGCGCGGATTTGA
- the era gene encoding GTPase Era, whose product MNTEHTAQSGGRKAGIVAIIGRPSAGKSTFLNTACGELVSIVSEIPQTTRDAIRGIINTSLGQLVCIDTPGYHASEKKLNLKLKSLAAEQLKTADALLYIIDSTRAAGEEEALVAELVKPFSDRTVVAVNKRDAPNAKTADAIEFIKNVLPEIPEKRIIAVSAKNDENIDDVLKALYELVPVAPELYPREYYTDQDVGFRIAEIIRGEAINRLEEEVPHCLYVDIMDMEMKDGGKRLWVRASICVERESQKGIVIGKGGAMIKAIRTASINRFRSIFDYAVDLDLQVKVDKNWRQKDAVLKKLIK is encoded by the coding sequence ATGAACACGGAACACACGGCACAAAGCGGCGGGCGGAAAGCGGGCATCGTCGCGATCATCGGACGGCCTTCCGCCGGAAAATCGACCTTTCTCAATACGGCGTGCGGAGAGCTCGTGTCGATCGTATCGGAAATACCGCAGACGACGCGCGACGCGATCCGCGGTATCATCAATACGTCGCTCGGCCAGCTCGTATGTATAGACACGCCGGGCTATCACGCGAGCGAAAAAAAACTCAACCTGAAATTGAAATCGCTTGCGGCCGAACAGCTGAAAACGGCCGACGCCCTGCTCTACATCATCGACAGTACGAGAGCCGCGGGAGAAGAAGAAGCGCTCGTCGCCGAACTCGTCAAACCCTTTTCCGACCGTACCGTCGTCGCAGTCAACAAACGCGATGCGCCGAACGCAAAAACCGCCGATGCGATCGAATTTATTAAAAACGTGCTGCCTGAAATTCCCGAAAAGAGAATCATCGCCGTATCGGCAAAAAACGACGAAAACATCGACGACGTATTGAAAGCGCTGTACGAACTCGTGCCCGTCGCCCCCGAATTATACCCGAGAGAATATTACACCGATCAGGACGTCGGCTTTCGCATTGCGGAAATCATACGGGGCGAAGCGATCAACCGTCTCGAAGAAGAAGTGCCGCATTGCCTCTATGTCGACATCATGGATATGGAAATGAAAGACGGCGGCAAACGCCTCTGGGTGAGAGCGAGCATCTGCGTCGAACGCGAAAGCCAAAAAGGCATCGTCATCGGCAAGGGAGGAGCGATGATAAAAGCGATCCGTACGGCATCGATCAACAGATTCCGCAGCATTTTCGATTACGCGGTCGACCTCGACCTGCAGGTGAAAGTCGATAAAAACTGGCGGCAAAAAGACGCCGTGCTGAAAAAATTAATAAAATAA
- the glgX gene encoding glycogen debranching protein GlgX encodes MDASRVLAGRPMQCGAVIADGGVNFSLFSKNASRVALYFFDSPDAKTFCDTIEFDPKINKTGDVWHVFIKGLKAGALYLYRIDGPYNPPAGDRFNFNKYLFDPCAKAFTAGSVFRSYRAQREQGQAGIENGLLSDLSDFPKCVVIDDADFDWQGDKPLARSLSDTIIYEVHVKGFTRSPTSGVQNPGTYRGFIEKIPYLSYLGVTAVELMPMFEFDEAENERINPRTGQLLTNYWGYDTVGFFAPKTSYAADRSPGGAVREFKELVRELHRAGIEVILDVVYNHTAEGNENGPTFSFRGIENNIYYMLPQDQKQYYVDYSGCGNTVNANHPTVIEFILASLRHWVVDMHVDGFRFDLATILNRSELGHLISSGQLPYVIAQDPLLAKTKIIAEPWDAGGGYQLGSFAGGRWCEWNGKFRDDMRRFIRGDDRSATEAATRMTGSSDLYKANGRSPVNSINYITSHDGFTMNDLVSYNVKHNEENGEGNRDGSDDNFSYNNGFEGDSTNPKIVSVRRRKIKNFLTCLFLSQGTPMLLAGDEMMRTQQGNNNAYCQDNETSWIDWHCCDKNRDILLYTKMLIELRKAYTLFRRNTFFMDSSEITWYDANGKNPDWAKLDRFLAFKVDESADGIGVNEIYFAINIDIYDLTVTLPSPAGGNAWYRIADTSIDGEDAVRKRGDEELLKEQYRYVLPSDSLVLLISKRSL; translated from the coding sequence ATGGATGCTTCTCGTGTGCTTGCAGGCAGACCGATGCAATGCGGCGCCGTCATTGCGGACGGCGGCGTGAACTTTTCGCTGTTCAGCAAAAATGCCTCTCGCGTCGCCCTCTATTTTTTCGACTCGCCCGATGCAAAAACGTTTTGCGATACAATCGAATTCGATCCGAAAATCAATAAAACCGGCGACGTGTGGCACGTCTTTATCAAGGGGTTGAAAGCGGGAGCGCTCTATCTGTATCGCATCGACGGACCGTACAATCCTCCTGCAGGCGATCGGTTCAATTTCAATAAATACCTTTTCGATCCGTGCGCAAAAGCATTTACGGCGGGTTCCGTATTCCGCTCCTATCGTGCGCAGCGCGAACAAGGACAGGCGGGTATCGAAAACGGACTCCTTTCCGATTTGTCCGATTTTCCGAAATGCGTCGTTATCGACGATGCCGATTTCGATTGGCAGGGCGATAAACCGCTCGCGCGCTCGCTCTCCGATACGATCATCTACGAAGTGCACGTCAAGGGCTTTACCCGTTCTCCGACGTCCGGCGTGCAAAATCCCGGCACGTACCGCGGCTTTATCGAAAAGATTCCCTACCTCTCCTACCTCGGCGTTACGGCCGTCGAGCTCATGCCGATGTTCGAATTCGACGAAGCGGAAAACGAACGCATAAACCCGCGTACGGGGCAATTATTGACAAATTACTGGGGCTACGATACCGTCGGTTTTTTTGCGCCGAAAACGTCCTATGCTGCGGACAGGTCTCCGGGAGGGGCGGTGCGGGAGTTCAAAGAACTCGTGCGGGAATTGCACCGTGCAGGGATCGAAGTGATTCTCGACGTCGTATACAATCACACGGCGGAGGGGAACGAAAACGGGCCGACCTTTTCGTTTCGCGGGATCGAAAACAACATATACTATATGCTGCCGCAGGATCAAAAGCAATACTATGTCGATTATTCGGGCTGCGGCAATACGGTGAACGCGAACCATCCGACGGTGATCGAATTCATCCTCGCGAGTTTGAGGCATTGGGTCGTCGATATGCACGTCGACGGATTCCGTTTCGACCTTGCGACGATATTGAACCGTTCCGAACTCGGGCATCTCATCTCTTCGGGGCAGCTGCCCTATGTGATAGCACAAGACCCGCTGCTTGCAAAAACGAAGATCATCGCCGAACCGTGGGATGCCGGCGGAGGCTACCAGCTCGGCTCTTTTGCAGGCGGCAGGTGGTGCGAGTGGAACGGAAAATTCCGGGACGATATGCGCCGCTTTATCAGAGGCGATGACCGCTCCGCGACGGAAGCTGCGACGAGGATGACCGGCAGTTCGGATCTGTATAAAGCGAACGGACGTTCTCCGGTCAATTCCATCAATTACATCACTTCGCACGACGGTTTTACGATGAACGATTTGGTGAGCTATAACGTAAAGCATAACGAAGAAAACGGAGAAGGAAACCGCGACGGCAGCGACGACAATTTCAGCTATAATAACGGCTTCGAAGGCGATTCGACGAATCCGAAAATCGTGTCGGTTCGCCGCCGGAAAATAAAAAATTTCCTTACCTGTCTGTTTCTTTCGCAGGGAACGCCGATGCTCCTTGCGGGTGATGAGATGATGAGAACGCAGCAGGGCAACAACAACGCGTATTGTCAGGACAACGAAACGTCGTGGATTGATTGGCACTGCTGCGATAAAAACAGGGACATATTGCTGTATACGAAAATGCTGATCGAACTCCGCAAAGCGTATACGCTGTTTCGGCGCAATACGTTTTTTATGGATTCGTCGGAGATCACGTGGTACGATGCGAACGGGAAAAATCCCGATTGGGCGAAGCTCGACCGCTTTCTCGCATTCAAAGTCGACGAATCGGCCGACGGCATCGGCGTCAACGAAATCTACTTTGCGATAAATATCGACATCTACGATTTGACTGTTACGCTGCCTTCTCCCGCTGGAGGGAACGCGTGGTACCGCATCGCCGACACGTCGATCGACGGAGAAGATGCCGTTCGAAAGCGGGGAGACGAAGAATTGTTAAAGGAACAGTACCGCTACGTTTTGCCTTCCGACAGCCTCGTACTGTTGATAAGTAAACGGAGTCTCTGA
- a CDS encoding glycogen/starch/alpha-glucan phosphorylase has product MQFSAEEFKRNLEKRLHDRYGKNIAQATKYDLFDAVAASVLDPIVKNWMATREAYDAQPVRQLYYFSAEFLMGRALGNNLINAGIEKQVKEVLKDMSIDYDMIEDKEPDAGLGNGGLGRLAACFLDSLATLDYPGHGYGIRYEYGMFEQRIENGWQVEYPDRWLKHRDPWEVKRSDLAVTVRFGGTIVYDRTPDGRMHFSLQNAEEVTATPYDTPIVGYDTNTVNTLRLWEATSPNGFDLQLFNDMQYNRAVERQNSAENISRVLYPNDSGPSGKALRLKQQYFFSSASLQDLVRAYVSRFGTDFGKFAELHVIQLNDTHPVVAIPELMRILMDEYNVGWDDAWNIVTHTFAYTNHTILAEALEKWPIEIFQGLLPRVYQIVEEINRRLLISLREKYPNDFERHQKLSIINNGHVFMAWLAIHSCFSVNGVAELHTELLKTRELKEWYELYPEKFNNKTNGITQRRWLLNANPSLAKFITARIGGGWEKDLTKLKALERFSSDEASLAELTAIKRSNKQRLAEYLKHTQNEFLDPDSIFDVQVKRLHEYKRQLLNVLHIMYLYNRIIDDPDFNPPPQTFIFGAKAASGYRRAKTIIKLINTVADRVNNDRRVHGKIRVVFVENYRVSVAEKIFPAADVSEQISTAGFEASGTSNMKFMVNGALTLGTMDGANIEIVNEAGKENAFVFGLSADEIIKMETEHSYNPQEYLRRNTELSRVVQQLVDGTYDPTHQEFKELYDSLVYGVEGQRPDVFYVLADFDAYCKAHEEVEAAYQNTKEWARKALINIANSGKFSSDRTIEEYVRDIWHLKKVTPLADV; this is encoded by the coding sequence ATGCAATTCAGCGCTGAAGAGTTCAAACGGAATCTTGAAAAACGGCTTCACGACCGATACGGAAAAAACATCGCACAGGCGACGAAATACGATCTGTTCGATGCGGTCGCGGCCTCCGTGCTCGATCCGATCGTCAAAAATTGGATGGCGACGAGAGAAGCCTACGATGCACAGCCGGTACGGCAGCTTTATTATTTTTCCGCAGAGTTTTTGATGGGGCGAGCCCTCGGCAACAACCTCATCAACGCGGGAATCGAAAAGCAGGTAAAGGAAGTGCTCAAAGACATGAGCATCGATTACGATATGATAGAAGACAAAGAGCCCGACGCGGGACTCGGAAACGGAGGACTCGGCCGGCTTGCCGCGTGTTTCCTCGACAGCCTCGCAACCCTCGATTATCCTGGTCACGGCTACGGCATCCGCTACGAATACGGTATGTTCGAACAGCGGATCGAAAACGGCTGGCAAGTCGAATACCCCGACCGCTGGCTCAAGCACCGCGATCCGTGGGAAGTAAAGCGAAGCGATTTGGCGGTAACCGTCCGTTTCGGCGGTACGATCGTGTATGACAGAACGCCCGACGGCCGCATGCACTTTTCTTTGCAAAACGCGGAAGAAGTGACGGCTACTCCCTACGACACGCCGATCGTCGGCTACGACACGAACACGGTGAACACGCTGAGATTGTGGGAAGCGACTTCTCCGAACGGTTTCGACCTCCAGCTGTTCAACGATATGCAGTACAACCGCGCGGTCGAAAGACAAAACAGCGCCGAAAACATCAGCCGCGTGCTTTATCCGAACGACAGCGGCCCGAGCGGAAAAGCGCTCAGGCTCAAACAGCAATACTTTTTTTCGTCGGCGAGTCTGCAGGATCTGGTTCGCGCCTACGTTTCGCGCTTCGGTACCGATTTCGGCAAATTCGCCGAACTGCATGTCATCCAGCTGAACGACACGCATCCGGTCGTAGCGATTCCCGAACTGATGCGCATCCTCATGGACGAATACAACGTCGGCTGGGACGACGCATGGAACATCGTAACGCACACGTTTGCGTATACGAATCACACGATCCTTGCCGAAGCGCTCGAAAAGTGGCCGATCGAAATCTTTCAAGGCCTGCTTCCGCGCGTGTATCAAATCGTCGAAGAAATCAACCGGCGGCTGCTCATTTCGCTGCGCGAAAAATATCCGAACGATTTCGAACGTCATCAAAAACTGTCGATCATCAACAACGGACACGTCTTTATGGCGTGGCTCGCGATCCATTCGTGCTTCAGCGTAAACGGCGTTGCCGAACTCCACACGGAATTATTAAAAACGCGGGAACTGAAAGAGTGGTACGAACTCTATCCCGAAAAATTCAACAATAAAACGAACGGCATCACGCAGCGGCGCTGGCTTTTAAATGCGAATCCCTCTCTTGCGAAATTTATCACGGCGCGCATCGGAGGAGGCTGGGAAAAAGATTTGACGAAGCTCAAAGCCCTCGAGCGTTTTTCAAGCGATGAAGCTTCTCTTGCGGAGCTTACGGCGATCAAAAGATCGAACAAACAGCGCTTGGCCGAATATCTCAAGCATACGCAAAACGAATTCCTCGACCCCGACAGCATTTTCGACGTACAGGTAAAACGCCTGCACGAATACAAACGCCAGCTTTTGAATGTTTTGCACATCATGTATCTGTATAACCGCATCATCGACGATCCCGATTTCAACCCGCCGCCGCAGACCTTTATCTTCGGTGCAAAAGCCGCGTCGGGCTACCGCAGGGCGAAAACGATCATCAAACTGATCAACACCGTCGCCGACCGCGTCAATAACGACCGGCGCGTGCACGGAAAAATCCGCGTCGTATTCGTCGAAAACTACCGCGTCAGCGTCGCGGAAAAAATCTTTCCGGCAGCCGACGTTTCCGAGCAGATATCGACTGCGGGCTTTGAAGCGTCCGGTACGAGCAATATGAAGTTTATGGTAAACGGCGCGCTTACGCTCGGTACGATGGACGGCGCGAATATCGAAATTGTCAATGAGGCCGGAAAAGAAAACGCATTCGTGTTCGGGCTTTCCGCCGATGAAATTATTAAAATGGAAACCGAACACAGCTACAACCCACAGGAATACTTGAGGCGAAACACCGAGCTTTCCCGCGTCGTACAGCAGCTCGTCGACGGTACCTACGATCCGACGCATCAGGAATTCAAAGAGCTCTACGATTCGCTTGTCTACGGCGTCGAAGGTCAGCGTCCCGACGTGTTCTACGTGCTCGCGGATTTCGATGCGTACTGCAAAGCTCACGAAGAAGTTGAAGC